From Rhinolophus sinicus isolate RSC01 linkage group LG15, ASM3656204v1, whole genome shotgun sequence, the proteins below share one genomic window:
- the EXOC7 gene encoding exocyst complex component 7 isoform X8 produces the protein MVVSILSSFESRLMKLENSIIPVHKQTENLQRLQENVEKTLSCLDHVISYYHVASDTEKIIREGPTGRLEEYLGSMAKIQKAVEYFQDNSPDSPELNKVKLLFERGKESLESEFRSLMTRHSKVVSPVLILDLISGEDELEVQEEPPLEHLPEAVLLDVVRISRWLVDYGHNQDFMNVYYQIRSSQLDRSIKGLKEHFRKSSSSSGVPYSPAIPNKRKDTPTKKPIKRPGTIRKAQNLLKQYSQHGLDGKKGGSNLIPLEGHEHDFRVKHLSEALNDKHGPLAGRDDMLDVETNAYIHCVSAFVKLAQSEYQLLTEIIPEHHQKKTFDSLIQDALDGLMLEGENIVSAARKAIVRHDFSAVLTVFPILRHLKQTKPEFDQVLQGTAASTKNKLPSLITSMETVGAKALEDFADNIKNDPDKEYNMPKDGTVHELTSNAILFLQQLLDFQETAGAMLASQVLGDTYNIPLDPRETSSSATSYSSEFSKRLLSTYICKVLGNLQLNLLSKSKVYEDPALSAIFLHNNYNYILKALEKSELIQLVAVTQKTAERSYREHIEQQIQTYQRSWLKVTDYITEKNVPVFQPGVKLRDKERQMIKERFKGFNDGLEELCKIQKAWAIPDTEQRDKIRQAQKHIVKETYGAFLHRYGSVPFTKNPEKYIKYRVEQVGHMIDRLFDTSA, from the exons ATGGTG GTGTCTATCCTGTCATCCTTTGAGAGCCGCCTGATGAAGCTGGAAAACTCCATCATCCCTGTTCACAAGCAGACAGAGAACCTGCAGCGGCTGCAGGAGAATGTTGAGAAGACTCTGTCCTGCCTGGACCACGTCATCAGCTACTACCACGTGGCCAGTGACACTGAGAAGATCATCAGGGAGGG CCCCACAGGTAGGCTGGAAGAATACCTGGGAAGCATGGCCAAGATTCAGAAGGCTGTGGAATATTTCCAGGACAATAGCCCAGACAGCCCAGAGCTCAACAAAGTG AAGCTGCTATTTGAGCGGGGAAAGGAGTCCCTGGAGTCCGAGTTCCGCAGCCTGATGACCCGGCACAGTAAGGTCGTGTCCCCTGTGCTCATCCTGGATTTGATCAGTGGCGAGGACGAGCTGGAGGTCCAGGAGGAGCCGCCCCTGGAGCACCTGCCCGAGGCCGTGCTCCTGGATGTCGTCCGCATCTCCCGCTGGCTTGTGGACTATGGCCACAACCAAG ATTTCATGAACGTGTACTACCAGATCCGCTCCAGCCAGCTGGACCGCTCCATCAAAGGCCTGAAGGAGCACTTCCGGAAGAGCAGTTCTTCCTCCGGAGTCCCCTACTCCCCTGCTATCCCCAACAAGAGGAAGGACACACCCACCAAGAAGCCCATCAAGCGGCCAG GGACGATCCGGAAGGCTCAGAACCTTCTGAAACAATATTCCCAGCATGGTCTAGATGGGAAAAAGGGGGGCTCTAACCTCATTCCTCTGGAAG GTCACGAGCATGATTTCCGAGTTAAGCACCTGTCCGAGGCCCTGAACGACAAGCACGGGCCGCTGGCCG GGAGAGACGACATGCTGGACGTGGAGACCAACGCCTACATCCACTGCGTCAGTGCCTTCGTCAAGCTGGCCCAGAGCGAGTACCAGCTGCTGACAGAAATCATCCCTGAGCACCACCAGAAAAAGACCTTTGATTCCCTGATACAg GATGCACTAGACGGGCTGATGCTCGAGGGGGAGAACATCGTGTCTGCTGCGCGGAAGGCCATCGTCAGGCACGACTTCTCGGCGGTGCTCACCGTCTTCCCCATCCTGCGGCACCTGAAGCAGACCAAGCCTGAGTTTgaccaggtgctccag GGAACGGCCGCCAGCACCAAGAACAAGCTGCCCAGTCTCATCACCTCCATGGAGACGGTTGGAGCCAAAGCACTGGAGGACTTTGCCGACAACATCAAG AATGACCCCGACAAGGAATACAACATGCCCAAGGATGGCACTGTGCATGAGCTCACAAGCAAC GCCATCCTCTTCCTGCAGCAGCTCCTGGACTTCCAGGAGACGGCGggtgccatgctggcctcccaaG TGCTTGGGGACACATACAATATTCCTTTAGACCCCCGAG AGACCAGCTCTTCAGCCACCAGCTACAGCTCCGAGTTCAGCAAACGCCTGCTGAGCACCTACATCT GTAAAGTCCTGGGCAACCTGCAGTTGAACTTGCTGAGCAAGTCCAAGGTGTATGAGGACCCTGCTCTGAGCGCGATCTTCCTGCACAACAACTACAACTACATCCTCAAGGCCCTCGAGAA GTCCGAGCTGATCCAGCTGGTGGCCGTGACCCAGAAGACTGCCGAGCGCTCCTACCGGGAGCACATCGAGCAGCAGATCCAGACCTACCAGCGCAG TTGGTTAAAGGTGACTGACTACATAACCGAGAAGAATGTACCCGTCTTCCAACCGGGAGTCAAG CTCCGGGACAAGGAGCGGCAGATGATCAAGGAGCGCTTTAAG GGCTTCAACGATGGCCTTGAAGAATTGTGCAAGATCCAGAAGGCCTGGGCTATTCCCGACACAGAGCAGAGGGACAAGATCCGCCAAGCCCAGAAACACATTGTCAAGGAGACCTACGGGGCCTTTCTGCACAG GTACGGCAGCGTGCCCTTCACCAAGAACCCTGAGAAGTACATCAAATACCGCGTGGAGCAGGTGGGCCACATGATCGACCGCCTCTTTGACACCTCCGCCTGA
- the EXOC7 gene encoding exocyst complex component 7 isoform X3, protein MIPPQEASARRREIEDKLKQEEETLSFIRDSLEKSDQLTKNMVSILSSFESRLMKLENSIIPVHKQTENLQRLQENVEKTLSCLDHVISYYHVASDTEKIIREGPTGRLEEYLGSMAKIQKAVEYFQDNSPDSPELNKVKLLFERGKESLESEFRSLMTRHSKVVSPVLILDLISGEDELEVQEEPPLEHLPEAVLLDVVRISRWLVDYGHNQDFMNVYYQIRSSQLDRSIKGLKEHFRKSSSSSGVPYSPAIPNKRKDTPTKKPIKRPGTIRKAQNLLKQYSQHGLDGKKGGSNLIPLEGHEHDFRVKHLSEALNDKHGPLAGRDDMLDVETNAYIHCVSAFVKLAQSEYQLLTEIIPEHHQKKTFDSLIQDALDGLMLEGENIVSAARKAIVRHDFSAVLTVFPILRHLKQTKPEFDQVLQGTAASTKNKLPSLITSMETVGAKALEDFADNIKNDPDKEYNMPKDGTVHELTSNAILFLQQLLDFQETAGAMLASQETSSSATSYSSEFSKRLLSTYICKVLGNLQLNLLSKSKVYEDPALSAIFLHNNYNYILKALEKSELIQLVAVTQKTAERSYREHIEQQIQTYQRSWLKVTDYITEKNVPVFQPGVKLRDKERQMIKERFKGFNDGLEELCKIQKAWAIPDTEQRDKIRQAQKHIVKETYGAFLHRYGSVPFTKNPEKYIKYRVEQVGHMIDRLFDTSA, encoded by the exons ATGATTCCCCCGCAGGAGGCGTCCGCCCGGCGGCGGGAGATCGAGGACAAGCTGAAGCAG GAGGAGGAGACGCTGTCCTTCATCCGAGACAGCCTGGAGAAGAGCGACCAGCTCACCAAGAACATG GTGTCTATCCTGTCATCCTTTGAGAGCCGCCTGATGAAGCTGGAAAACTCCATCATCCCTGTTCACAAGCAGACAGAGAACCTGCAGCGGCTGCAGGAGAATGTTGAGAAGACTCTGTCCTGCCTGGACCACGTCATCAGCTACTACCACGTGGCCAGTGACACTGAGAAGATCATCAGGGAGGG CCCCACAGGTAGGCTGGAAGAATACCTGGGAAGCATGGCCAAGATTCAGAAGGCTGTGGAATATTTCCAGGACAATAGCCCAGACAGCCCAGAGCTCAACAAAGTG AAGCTGCTATTTGAGCGGGGAAAGGAGTCCCTGGAGTCCGAGTTCCGCAGCCTGATGACCCGGCACAGTAAGGTCGTGTCCCCTGTGCTCATCCTGGATTTGATCAGTGGCGAGGACGAGCTGGAGGTCCAGGAGGAGCCGCCCCTGGAGCACCTGCCCGAGGCCGTGCTCCTGGATGTCGTCCGCATCTCCCGCTGGCTTGTGGACTATGGCCACAACCAAG ATTTCATGAACGTGTACTACCAGATCCGCTCCAGCCAGCTGGACCGCTCCATCAAAGGCCTGAAGGAGCACTTCCGGAAGAGCAGTTCTTCCTCCGGAGTCCCCTACTCCCCTGCTATCCCCAACAAGAGGAAGGACACACCCACCAAGAAGCCCATCAAGCGGCCAG GGACGATCCGGAAGGCTCAGAACCTTCTGAAACAATATTCCCAGCATGGTCTAGATGGGAAAAAGGGGGGCTCTAACCTCATTCCTCTGGAAG GTCACGAGCATGATTTCCGAGTTAAGCACCTGTCCGAGGCCCTGAACGACAAGCACGGGCCGCTGGCCG GGAGAGACGACATGCTGGACGTGGAGACCAACGCCTACATCCACTGCGTCAGTGCCTTCGTCAAGCTGGCCCAGAGCGAGTACCAGCTGCTGACAGAAATCATCCCTGAGCACCACCAGAAAAAGACCTTTGATTCCCTGATACAg GATGCACTAGACGGGCTGATGCTCGAGGGGGAGAACATCGTGTCTGCTGCGCGGAAGGCCATCGTCAGGCACGACTTCTCGGCGGTGCTCACCGTCTTCCCCATCCTGCGGCACCTGAAGCAGACCAAGCCTGAGTTTgaccaggtgctccag GGAACGGCCGCCAGCACCAAGAACAAGCTGCCCAGTCTCATCACCTCCATGGAGACGGTTGGAGCCAAAGCACTGGAGGACTTTGCCGACAACATCAAG AATGACCCCGACAAGGAATACAACATGCCCAAGGATGGCACTGTGCATGAGCTCACAAGCAAC GCCATCCTCTTCCTGCAGCAGCTCCTGGACTTCCAGGAGACGGCGggtgccatgctggcctcccaaG AGACCAGCTCTTCAGCCACCAGCTACAGCTCCGAGTTCAGCAAACGCCTGCTGAGCACCTACATCT GTAAAGTCCTGGGCAACCTGCAGTTGAACTTGCTGAGCAAGTCCAAGGTGTATGAGGACCCTGCTCTGAGCGCGATCTTCCTGCACAACAACTACAACTACATCCTCAAGGCCCTCGAGAA GTCCGAGCTGATCCAGCTGGTGGCCGTGACCCAGAAGACTGCCGAGCGCTCCTACCGGGAGCACATCGAGCAGCAGATCCAGACCTACCAGCGCAG TTGGTTAAAGGTGACTGACTACATAACCGAGAAGAATGTACCCGTCTTCCAACCGGGAGTCAAG CTCCGGGACAAGGAGCGGCAGATGATCAAGGAGCGCTTTAAG GGCTTCAACGATGGCCTTGAAGAATTGTGCAAGATCCAGAAGGCCTGGGCTATTCCCGACACAGAGCAGAGGGACAAGATCCGCCAAGCCCAGAAACACATTGTCAAGGAGACCTACGGGGCCTTTCTGCACAG GTACGGCAGCGTGCCCTTCACCAAGAACCCTGAGAAGTACATCAAATACCGCGTGGAGCAGGTGGGCCACATGATCGACCGCCTCTTTGACACCTCCGCCTGA
- the EXOC7 gene encoding exocyst complex component 7 isoform X1 produces MIPPQEASARRREIEDKLKQEEETLSFIRDSLEKSDQLTKNMVSILSSFESRLMKLENSIIPVHKQTENLQRLQENVEKTLSCLDHVISYYHVASDTEKIIREGPTGRLEEYLGSMAKIQKAVEYFQDNSPDSPELNKVKLLFERGKESLESEFRSLMTRHSKVVSPVLILDLISGEDELEVQEEPPLEHLPEAVLLDVVRISRWLVDYGHNQDFMNVYYQIRSSQLDRSIKGLKEHFRKSSSSSGVPYSPAIPNKRKDTPTKKPIKRPGTIRKAQNLLKQYSQHGLDGKKGGSNLIPLEGHEHDFRVKHLSEALNDKHGPLAGRDDMLDVETNAYIHCVSAFVKLAQSEYQLLTEIIPEHHQKKTFDSLIQDALDGLMLEGENIVSAARKAIVRHDFSAVLTVFPILRHLKQTKPEFDQVLQGTAASTKNKLPSLITSMETVGAKALEDFADNIKNDPDKEYNMPKDGTVHELTSNAILFLQQLLDFQETAGAMLASQVLGDTYNIPLDPRETSSSATSYSSEFSKRLLSTYICKVLGNLQLNLLSKSKVYEDPALSAIFLHNNYNYILKALEKSELIQLVAVTQKTAERSYREHIEQQIQTYQRSWLKVTDYITEKNVPVFQPGVKLRDKERQMIKERFKGFNDGLEELCKIQKAWAIPDTEQRDKIRQAQKHIVKETYGAFLHRYGSVPFTKNPEKYIKYRVEQVGHMIDRLFDTSA; encoded by the exons ATGATTCCCCCGCAGGAGGCGTCCGCCCGGCGGCGGGAGATCGAGGACAAGCTGAAGCAG GAGGAGGAGACGCTGTCCTTCATCCGAGACAGCCTGGAGAAGAGCGACCAGCTCACCAAGAACATG GTGTCTATCCTGTCATCCTTTGAGAGCCGCCTGATGAAGCTGGAAAACTCCATCATCCCTGTTCACAAGCAGACAGAGAACCTGCAGCGGCTGCAGGAGAATGTTGAGAAGACTCTGTCCTGCCTGGACCACGTCATCAGCTACTACCACGTGGCCAGTGACACTGAGAAGATCATCAGGGAGGG CCCCACAGGTAGGCTGGAAGAATACCTGGGAAGCATGGCCAAGATTCAGAAGGCTGTGGAATATTTCCAGGACAATAGCCCAGACAGCCCAGAGCTCAACAAAGTG AAGCTGCTATTTGAGCGGGGAAAGGAGTCCCTGGAGTCCGAGTTCCGCAGCCTGATGACCCGGCACAGTAAGGTCGTGTCCCCTGTGCTCATCCTGGATTTGATCAGTGGCGAGGACGAGCTGGAGGTCCAGGAGGAGCCGCCCCTGGAGCACCTGCCCGAGGCCGTGCTCCTGGATGTCGTCCGCATCTCCCGCTGGCTTGTGGACTATGGCCACAACCAAG ATTTCATGAACGTGTACTACCAGATCCGCTCCAGCCAGCTGGACCGCTCCATCAAAGGCCTGAAGGAGCACTTCCGGAAGAGCAGTTCTTCCTCCGGAGTCCCCTACTCCCCTGCTATCCCCAACAAGAGGAAGGACACACCCACCAAGAAGCCCATCAAGCGGCCAG GGACGATCCGGAAGGCTCAGAACCTTCTGAAACAATATTCCCAGCATGGTCTAGATGGGAAAAAGGGGGGCTCTAACCTCATTCCTCTGGAAG GTCACGAGCATGATTTCCGAGTTAAGCACCTGTCCGAGGCCCTGAACGACAAGCACGGGCCGCTGGCCG GGAGAGACGACATGCTGGACGTGGAGACCAACGCCTACATCCACTGCGTCAGTGCCTTCGTCAAGCTGGCCCAGAGCGAGTACCAGCTGCTGACAGAAATCATCCCTGAGCACCACCAGAAAAAGACCTTTGATTCCCTGATACAg GATGCACTAGACGGGCTGATGCTCGAGGGGGAGAACATCGTGTCTGCTGCGCGGAAGGCCATCGTCAGGCACGACTTCTCGGCGGTGCTCACCGTCTTCCCCATCCTGCGGCACCTGAAGCAGACCAAGCCTGAGTTTgaccaggtgctccag GGAACGGCCGCCAGCACCAAGAACAAGCTGCCCAGTCTCATCACCTCCATGGAGACGGTTGGAGCCAAAGCACTGGAGGACTTTGCCGACAACATCAAG AATGACCCCGACAAGGAATACAACATGCCCAAGGATGGCACTGTGCATGAGCTCACAAGCAAC GCCATCCTCTTCCTGCAGCAGCTCCTGGACTTCCAGGAGACGGCGggtgccatgctggcctcccaaG TGCTTGGGGACACATACAATATTCCTTTAGACCCCCGAG AGACCAGCTCTTCAGCCACCAGCTACAGCTCCGAGTTCAGCAAACGCCTGCTGAGCACCTACATCT GTAAAGTCCTGGGCAACCTGCAGTTGAACTTGCTGAGCAAGTCCAAGGTGTATGAGGACCCTGCTCTGAGCGCGATCTTCCTGCACAACAACTACAACTACATCCTCAAGGCCCTCGAGAA GTCCGAGCTGATCCAGCTGGTGGCCGTGACCCAGAAGACTGCCGAGCGCTCCTACCGGGAGCACATCGAGCAGCAGATCCAGACCTACCAGCGCAG TTGGTTAAAGGTGACTGACTACATAACCGAGAAGAATGTACCCGTCTTCCAACCGGGAGTCAAG CTCCGGGACAAGGAGCGGCAGATGATCAAGGAGCGCTTTAAG GGCTTCAACGATGGCCTTGAAGAATTGTGCAAGATCCAGAAGGCCTGGGCTATTCCCGACACAGAGCAGAGGGACAAGATCCGCCAAGCCCAGAAACACATTGTCAAGGAGACCTACGGGGCCTTTCTGCACAG GTACGGCAGCGTGCCCTTCACCAAGAACCCTGAGAAGTACATCAAATACCGCGTGGAGCAGGTGGGCCACATGATCGACCGCCTCTTTGACACCTCCGCCTGA
- the EXOC7 gene encoding exocyst complex component 7 isoform X6 encodes MLQPRWPGLAAFCSSSPFFLLSFCKHLVRLTLVSILSSFESRLMKLENSIIPVHKQTENLQRLQENVEKTLSCLDHVISYYHVASDTEKIIREGPTGRLEEYLGSMAKIQKAVEYFQDNSPDSPELNKVKLLFERGKESLESEFRSLMTRHSKVVSPVLILDLISGEDELEVQEEPPLEHLPEAVLLDVVRISRWLVDYGHNQDFMNVYYQIRSSQLDRSIKGLKEHFRKSSSSSGVPYSPAIPNKRKDTPTKKPIKRPGTIRKAQNLLKQYSQHGLDGKKGGSNLIPLEGRDDMLDVETNAYIHCVSAFVKLAQSEYQLLTEIIPEHHQKKTFDSLIQDALDGLMLEGENIVSAARKAIVRHDFSAVLTVFPILRHLKQTKPEFDQVLQGTAASTKNKLPSLITSMETVGAKALEDFADNIKNDPDKEYNMPKDGTVHELTSNAILFLQQLLDFQETAGAMLASQVLGDTYNIPLDPRETSSSATSYSSEFSKRLLSTYICKVLGNLQLNLLSKSKVYEDPALSAIFLHNNYNYILKALEKSELIQLVAVTQKTAERSYREHIEQQIQTYQRSWLKVTDYITEKNVPVFQPGVKLRDKERQMIKERFKGFNDGLEELCKIQKAWAIPDTEQRDKIRQAQKHIVKETYGAFLHRYGSVPFTKNPEKYIKYRVEQVGHMIDRLFDTSA; translated from the exons ATGCTGCAGCCCCGCTGGCCTGGACTTGCTGCTTTCTGTTCAAGTTCTCCgttcttccttctgtctttctgcAAACATTTAGTGAGACTGACTTTG GTGTCTATCCTGTCATCCTTTGAGAGCCGCCTGATGAAGCTGGAAAACTCCATCATCCCTGTTCACAAGCAGACAGAGAACCTGCAGCGGCTGCAGGAGAATGTTGAGAAGACTCTGTCCTGCCTGGACCACGTCATCAGCTACTACCACGTGGCCAGTGACACTGAGAAGATCATCAGGGAGGG CCCCACAGGTAGGCTGGAAGAATACCTGGGAAGCATGGCCAAGATTCAGAAGGCTGTGGAATATTTCCAGGACAATAGCCCAGACAGCCCAGAGCTCAACAAAGTG AAGCTGCTATTTGAGCGGGGAAAGGAGTCCCTGGAGTCCGAGTTCCGCAGCCTGATGACCCGGCACAGTAAGGTCGTGTCCCCTGTGCTCATCCTGGATTTGATCAGTGGCGAGGACGAGCTGGAGGTCCAGGAGGAGCCGCCCCTGGAGCACCTGCCCGAGGCCGTGCTCCTGGATGTCGTCCGCATCTCCCGCTGGCTTGTGGACTATGGCCACAACCAAG ATTTCATGAACGTGTACTACCAGATCCGCTCCAGCCAGCTGGACCGCTCCATCAAAGGCCTGAAGGAGCACTTCCGGAAGAGCAGTTCTTCCTCCGGAGTCCCCTACTCCCCTGCTATCCCCAACAAGAGGAAGGACACACCCACCAAGAAGCCCATCAAGCGGCCAG GGACGATCCGGAAGGCTCAGAACCTTCTGAAACAATATTCCCAGCATGGTCTAGATGGGAAAAAGGGGGGCTCTAACCTCATTCCTCTGGAAG GGAGAGACGACATGCTGGACGTGGAGACCAACGCCTACATCCACTGCGTCAGTGCCTTCGTCAAGCTGGCCCAGAGCGAGTACCAGCTGCTGACAGAAATCATCCCTGAGCACCACCAGAAAAAGACCTTTGATTCCCTGATACAg GATGCACTAGACGGGCTGATGCTCGAGGGGGAGAACATCGTGTCTGCTGCGCGGAAGGCCATCGTCAGGCACGACTTCTCGGCGGTGCTCACCGTCTTCCCCATCCTGCGGCACCTGAAGCAGACCAAGCCTGAGTTTgaccaggtgctccag GGAACGGCCGCCAGCACCAAGAACAAGCTGCCCAGTCTCATCACCTCCATGGAGACGGTTGGAGCCAAAGCACTGGAGGACTTTGCCGACAACATCAAG AATGACCCCGACAAGGAATACAACATGCCCAAGGATGGCACTGTGCATGAGCTCACAAGCAAC GCCATCCTCTTCCTGCAGCAGCTCCTGGACTTCCAGGAGACGGCGggtgccatgctggcctcccaaG TGCTTGGGGACACATACAATATTCCTTTAGACCCCCGAG AGACCAGCTCTTCAGCCACCAGCTACAGCTCCGAGTTCAGCAAACGCCTGCTGAGCACCTACATCT GTAAAGTCCTGGGCAACCTGCAGTTGAACTTGCTGAGCAAGTCCAAGGTGTATGAGGACCCTGCTCTGAGCGCGATCTTCCTGCACAACAACTACAACTACATCCTCAAGGCCCTCGAGAA GTCCGAGCTGATCCAGCTGGTGGCCGTGACCCAGAAGACTGCCGAGCGCTCCTACCGGGAGCACATCGAGCAGCAGATCCAGACCTACCAGCGCAG TTGGTTAAAGGTGACTGACTACATAACCGAGAAGAATGTACCCGTCTTCCAACCGGGAGTCAAG CTCCGGGACAAGGAGCGGCAGATGATCAAGGAGCGCTTTAAG GGCTTCAACGATGGCCTTGAAGAATTGTGCAAGATCCAGAAGGCCTGGGCTATTCCCGACACAGAGCAGAGGGACAAGATCCGCCAAGCCCAGAAACACATTGTCAAGGAGACCTACGGGGCCTTTCTGCACAG GTACGGCAGCGTGCCCTTCACCAAGAACCCTGAGAAGTACATCAAATACCGCGTGGAGCAGGTGGGCCACATGATCGACCGCCTCTTTGACACCTCCGCCTGA
- the EXOC7 gene encoding exocyst complex component 7 isoform X2 translates to MLQPRWPGLAAFCSSSPFFLLSFCKHLVRLTLVSILSSFESRLMKLENSIIPVHKQTENLQRLQENVEKTLSCLDHVISYYHVASDTEKIIREGPTGRLEEYLGSMAKIQKAVEYFQDNSPDSPELNKVKLLFERGKESLESEFRSLMTRHSKVVSPVLILDLISGEDELEVQEEPPLEHLPEAVLLDVVRISRWLVDYGHNQDFMNVYYQIRSSQLDRSIKGLKEHFRKSSSSSGVPYSPAIPNKRKDTPTKKPIKRPGTIRKAQNLLKQYSQHGLDGKKGGSNLIPLEGHEHDFRVKHLSEALNDKHGPLAGRDDMLDVETNAYIHCVSAFVKLAQSEYQLLTEIIPEHHQKKTFDSLIQDALDGLMLEGENIVSAARKAIVRHDFSAVLTVFPILRHLKQTKPEFDQVLQGTAASTKNKLPSLITSMETVGAKALEDFADNIKNDPDKEYNMPKDGTVHELTSNAILFLQQLLDFQETAGAMLASQVLGDTYNIPLDPRETSSSATSYSSEFSKRLLSTYICKVLGNLQLNLLSKSKVYEDPALSAIFLHNNYNYILKALEKSELIQLVAVTQKTAERSYREHIEQQIQTYQRSWLKVTDYITEKNVPVFQPGVKLRDKERQMIKERFKGFNDGLEELCKIQKAWAIPDTEQRDKIRQAQKHIVKETYGAFLHRYGSVPFTKNPEKYIKYRVEQVGHMIDRLFDTSA, encoded by the exons ATGCTGCAGCCCCGCTGGCCTGGACTTGCTGCTTTCTGTTCAAGTTCTCCgttcttccttctgtctttctgcAAACATTTAGTGAGACTGACTTTG GTGTCTATCCTGTCATCCTTTGAGAGCCGCCTGATGAAGCTGGAAAACTCCATCATCCCTGTTCACAAGCAGACAGAGAACCTGCAGCGGCTGCAGGAGAATGTTGAGAAGACTCTGTCCTGCCTGGACCACGTCATCAGCTACTACCACGTGGCCAGTGACACTGAGAAGATCATCAGGGAGGG CCCCACAGGTAGGCTGGAAGAATACCTGGGAAGCATGGCCAAGATTCAGAAGGCTGTGGAATATTTCCAGGACAATAGCCCAGACAGCCCAGAGCTCAACAAAGTG AAGCTGCTATTTGAGCGGGGAAAGGAGTCCCTGGAGTCCGAGTTCCGCAGCCTGATGACCCGGCACAGTAAGGTCGTGTCCCCTGTGCTCATCCTGGATTTGATCAGTGGCGAGGACGAGCTGGAGGTCCAGGAGGAGCCGCCCCTGGAGCACCTGCCCGAGGCCGTGCTCCTGGATGTCGTCCGCATCTCCCGCTGGCTTGTGGACTATGGCCACAACCAAG ATTTCATGAACGTGTACTACCAGATCCGCTCCAGCCAGCTGGACCGCTCCATCAAAGGCCTGAAGGAGCACTTCCGGAAGAGCAGTTCTTCCTCCGGAGTCCCCTACTCCCCTGCTATCCCCAACAAGAGGAAGGACACACCCACCAAGAAGCCCATCAAGCGGCCAG GGACGATCCGGAAGGCTCAGAACCTTCTGAAACAATATTCCCAGCATGGTCTAGATGGGAAAAAGGGGGGCTCTAACCTCATTCCTCTGGAAG GTCACGAGCATGATTTCCGAGTTAAGCACCTGTCCGAGGCCCTGAACGACAAGCACGGGCCGCTGGCCG GGAGAGACGACATGCTGGACGTGGAGACCAACGCCTACATCCACTGCGTCAGTGCCTTCGTCAAGCTGGCCCAGAGCGAGTACCAGCTGCTGACAGAAATCATCCCTGAGCACCACCAGAAAAAGACCTTTGATTCCCTGATACAg GATGCACTAGACGGGCTGATGCTCGAGGGGGAGAACATCGTGTCTGCTGCGCGGAAGGCCATCGTCAGGCACGACTTCTCGGCGGTGCTCACCGTCTTCCCCATCCTGCGGCACCTGAAGCAGACCAAGCCTGAGTTTgaccaggtgctccag GGAACGGCCGCCAGCACCAAGAACAAGCTGCCCAGTCTCATCACCTCCATGGAGACGGTTGGAGCCAAAGCACTGGAGGACTTTGCCGACAACATCAAG AATGACCCCGACAAGGAATACAACATGCCCAAGGATGGCACTGTGCATGAGCTCACAAGCAAC GCCATCCTCTTCCTGCAGCAGCTCCTGGACTTCCAGGAGACGGCGggtgccatgctggcctcccaaG TGCTTGGGGACACATACAATATTCCTTTAGACCCCCGAG AGACCAGCTCTTCAGCCACCAGCTACAGCTCCGAGTTCAGCAAACGCCTGCTGAGCACCTACATCT GTAAAGTCCTGGGCAACCTGCAGTTGAACTTGCTGAGCAAGTCCAAGGTGTATGAGGACCCTGCTCTGAGCGCGATCTTCCTGCACAACAACTACAACTACATCCTCAAGGCCCTCGAGAA GTCCGAGCTGATCCAGCTGGTGGCCGTGACCCAGAAGACTGCCGAGCGCTCCTACCGGGAGCACATCGAGCAGCAGATCCAGACCTACCAGCGCAG TTGGTTAAAGGTGACTGACTACATAACCGAGAAGAATGTACCCGTCTTCCAACCGGGAGTCAAG CTCCGGGACAAGGAGCGGCAGATGATCAAGGAGCGCTTTAAG GGCTTCAACGATGGCCTTGAAGAATTGTGCAAGATCCAGAAGGCCTGGGCTATTCCCGACACAGAGCAGAGGGACAAGATCCGCCAAGCCCAGAAACACATTGTCAAGGAGACCTACGGGGCCTTTCTGCACAG GTACGGCAGCGTGCCCTTCACCAAGAACCCTGAGAAGTACATCAAATACCGCGTGGAGCAGGTGGGCCACATGATCGACCGCCTCTTTGACACCTCCGCCTGA